Below is a genomic region from Raphanus sativus cultivar WK10039 chromosome 4, ASM80110v3, whole genome shotgun sequence.
cccttgataacactggaTCAGGAGAACAGGGACCAGCTTTCCAAACGCCTCATGCTAGGACATCTCCCGTGTTCagtccacccctcaccagtgctatgggaagcaacatagcatcgactagctctattcccgaccaggttactggtcagagcgctcgcttacctcctccaccacctattcttaggtcaggagaaggagtatccgacccgtccgggggcagaacgtcaGCTTCGGTGTTTCGGGCCAAaaacctaaacacgaatccgggcgaacatcaaaggacggatgctgatcctacagctcgccccactaacctaactcgtcaaaataacccaatagccagtgagcaaatcagcccaccgagcacttggaaaaatgatcgaacacgattccatcagggaCATGTTCGCCAGGTACATGTTCGTCAGGTACCTAACGATGATACGAttgtccttcctctagagggaccaGAGGCTATTCGTAGAGATATGGAGCGGattcacgcagctctccaaaagctgggtgctcaagtccacaaggcaacgagctcagctcccgagatcgagagcttgatcgaggagacctgtggaactccattcactgacagaattgccaactCTTACATAAGAGGCACCCGAAAAATTAGGATTCCCGAAGGCTTACCTGAGAGCCTTCCGgctagctatcgtgaaagctcttggaggatcagatatatgtcaagactccgtcaactctattaagaatcacgtacggaaggctgtgtttaacactggacctaagcctcctaaccccgagtccaatactgagatttctttctgggaaagcgagacctcaaaccttgacaggcCTCACGATGACGCgctgatcgtcaccctgaacatcgcaggatatgaggtccctaaactcatgatagacacaggaagctctgttgaccttattttctacaacaccctaaaagggatagaaatagacgactacaaaattattggccaaaaagctaatctcgtaggcttttccggagaaacagctacctcattgggaactattatgctcccaattatagctggcagaatcatgaaaatgatgaatttcatagtcatcgacagaccttccccgtttcacgcgatcctaggaagaccttggatccataaAATGAAATCAGTAGCTTCAACTTAtcaccaatgtgtgaaattcccgacacctgaagggatatctACCGTGCATGGTAACGACAAGATCTCCGGGATCTGTTACCTAGGAGGATTCAAAATTCTCAAAGAAtcaccccaatagcaattacagatccaggagggtcgtgagatacaacagaatatttgaggtccccctaagaacctcaccgagcaagttagtatcgacgactcaaatcctgaaaagcaagtgagtatcggatccgagctacctctccagactaagaaggagctcatcgactttCTAAAAAGCAACGTCGGAACCTTTGAATGGATCACCTGTgacatgaagggtataaacgctgacgtcactactcacaagcttaatgtagaccccactttcaaaccgatcaaacaaaagcgtcgcaaacTAGGTCTAGAAAATGCTCAAGCTGTTAACAACGAGGTTGACCGatttacgaaagctgggtccattcgtgaggtacattacccagactggctagctaatccagtagttgtaaaaaagaagaacgggaaatggagaatctgcgtagatttcaccgacctaaataaagcttgtcccaaagacagcttcccgttacctcacatcgatcgtttggtcgaggccactgctggccaccagctcatgtccttcatggatgccttttcagggtacaatcaaatcatgatggatcccgacgatcaaaagaaaaccgcattcataacTGAACGAGGGACCTATTACTAtaaggtcatgccattcggtttaaaaaatgcaggagctacctatcaaaggctagtgaataaaatgttcgctggccagctcgggaaaaccatggaggtctatattgatgatatgctagtcaaatcctcaattggagaaaaccacatttcccacctaagggaatgcttcgatatcctcaataaatacgatatgaagctcaaccctgctAAGTGCATCTTCGGGGTACCTTCAAACGAGTTcctcggctacctcgtaaccgaaagaggcatcgaagccaactcaaaacagatagctacctttCAGGAAATgtcgtcacctaagacaaccagagaggtacagacattgactggacgaatcacatcattaaatcgattcatatccaggtccaccgataagtgcctcccattctacaaacttctaaaaaataataagaagttcttatgggacgaaaagtgcgaggaagccttcaaacaattgaaagcttacttctccgaacctccgatcctggcTAAACAAGTATGGGAGAACCGCTATATCTTTACCTCGCCGTAacaaccgctgcagttagtggtgtgcaggtacgagaagagcaaaacgagcaaagacctgtctattataccagcaagagtctgatagacgccgaaactagataccctactattgaaaaactagctctagctgtcgtaacagctgccagaaaattgtgaccttatttccaatcgcactcaatcgtcgtaatgacttcacaaccattgcgaacaattttgcacagccctagccaatcatgacgatttgctaaatgggccatagagctcagtgaatacgatatcgagtatagacctcgagcagcagcaaaagctcaggtccttgccgatttcataatcgagctagcttccgaacaactagacttggaaatggaagctccgaagtggagtctgtacattGACGAGCCTCGCCAAGACAAGGTTCCAGCATtggtctaaggctgacctcctcagctggagaaaccatccaacaatcctacaggctcggattcagcgcttctaataacgaggctgaatacgaagcattaattgcaggattaaagctcgccctaagcctcggaattcgagagctgaacgcttatagtgattcacagctagtagctagccagttccacggcgagtatgaaacaagggacgaaagaatggggacatacctagaagttgtccgggacctcactaagcagttcaaaatatttgaactaacaaggatcccacgaggagagaactcctcagcagacgcgctggctgctttagcgtcagcatcagaccccctcgtaaaacggatcatacccgtaaagggaatcgaaaagcaaaatatcgacatagctaccaaagctgagatcgatagcaagccaaaagagcaaacggaaggtagctacccccagacggtagcaacccaagttcttacaacatactggttcccaaaaaccagaattcatagctttaaaaagcatacctccgggggcaagatccagacctcggattcacctgtccacgcagccaggaccaggagtcgttctgcttttgaaagTGCATCCGAAAAAACGacccagactccggagaacaacaccagaactggagatattcctcagaattcagactccttcgagcctaatccgaccaatatctccgggggcaatagacatcaggtcacgacactcagggacctgaacaagacatatcaggtcacgacactcagggacctgaacaagacccgccctcatctcttcatgacaaaattattgggagagaggattggagaataccgatCATGCAGTACATCTTGTAGGGTAAGATCCCTccaataagtgggaggcccgaaaactcaaagcattaagagcaagatactgcataatcaagTCAcccctccataaacgaagcatttccggaccttacctaaaatgcgtccatggcctcgatgctatcaatcttatgaaagaaatgcatGCATGCTCCAGAGGAAACCACTCTGgaggcagagctctagctatccgaatcaaaagacagggttatttctggcccaccattatagctgactgcgaggtttactcctcttcatgtgataaatgccaaaggcatgcaccgattatacatcagcctgcGGAAAAATTATCCTCAATACCCGCTCAGtacccgttcatgaggtggtccatggacatcgtagaaccactcataacgtcaggaagaggaaggcagaagctacgcttcctcttggtcttgacagactacttcacgaagtggatagAAGCTAAAactttccaacagataactagattcgaagtcgaaggatttgtgtggaaagacattgtctaccgccacggcgtcccatatgagatcgtaaccgacaatggaggacatttcatttctcgcgacttcaaagcattttgcgacaagtggaatatccgccctACCTTCTcaaacacctcgacgacctcaaggcaacggtcaggcggaggctgctaataagtcaatattagcaaacctcaagaaacgcctcggaaccaaaaagaaaacctggtctgaaaagatacctgaagtactttgggcatgacgAACCACCCCtagaaaggctacagaggaaacccctttctctttagcctacgaaaaggaagctgtcgttccggcggaaacctccattgggagcctccgtcgagagctctgtacgtctgatcctgaagctaacgaccagctcttatcagacagcttcgatttaatcgaggaacgacaagaccaagttttgcttcggattcaaaactatcagcaagcaatggcccgacattacaattccaaagtcaggacCCAACAATTCGTTGTATGTGACCTAGTACTTatgaaagttttcgaaggaaccaaggaaccagatgctgagAAACTAaggaccaattgggaaggtccttaccggattgtctacgtggtacgacctggcgtctataagctcctgaaggtacgaaccgaggtacctgaaatcagatcgtggaatgccacaaatctgaagaaatactatcattaggtacttaaattcctcgaattacgttaggcttgaccccttgactgggtacgtaggcaattgtgTCATAAGTGTaaccccaatctcattttaacactctttccaccatggcgaaagggggcatatgtttgagaacatatagcccaaacagcgattgtatgattattgtgataccatgtatcctattatcaataaagcaattatcttcgataccttgactttttaacaaattcaggtctcaatgaacctgaatctaaggtcttaaaacccttcgaataaattcaggtctccgtgaacctgaacctaaggtcttaaaacccttcgaataaattcaggtctccgtgaacctgaacctaaggtcttaaaacccttcgaattaattcaggtctccgtgaacctgaacctaaggtcttaaaacccttcgaacaaattcaggtctcaatgaacctgaacctaaggtcttaaaacccttcgaacaaattcaggtctccgtgaacctgaacctaaggtcttaaaacccttcgaacaaattcaggtctccgtgaacctgaacctaaaatCCTCAgtaacccttcgaacaaattcaggtctccgtcaacctgaacctaaaatcctcagtaatctcgaaggtcttaaaatccttccaacaaactcaggtctccacgaacctggacctaaggtcttaaaatccttagtaacctcgaagatcttaaaatccttcaagcaatatcaggtctcgacgagcctggacccaaggtcttaaaatccttaccaaatctccaaggtcttaaaatccttatcaaatctccaaggtcttaaaatcctcatcaaatcacaaaggtcttaaaatccttatcaaacctccgaaggtcttaaaatccttatcaaatcccaaaaggtcttaaaatccttatcaaatctcaaaaggtcttaaaatccttatcaaatctcaaaaggtcttaaaatcctaaggaaacttcaatgggtcttaaaatcccacacacgaattcaggttcccatgaaccccctcctaaggtcttcagagtagctcaggttcctaaaaaccctgagctaatctcaatgtttcaggaactccttctaaggatcctcgtaatcgaatgtactcgaaatcttcgaaacctgataagtcattggacattgtatataataatcacgatacatgtccaaaccaaaacttccacttgacaaaagtcaatctcatcaaagaaacgatcaaaccaagtcaaatgacttaatacgaaaaacaaaaccgaaatttgaataaaagggtttaaaagcctcctaggctaacgagggttcagaagaccctaaggtttaaaagcctcctcaggctataagtctgaaacgtaaacaaagtccattgggcaaaagtcatgaaaagcaacattacaattcaaaaaaaGCCGCAGCTCTTAGCcatcattatcacgggagctcatcccgacatccttgtctccctcgactggatcactttctttggctggatctccctcatcttcctccttgtcatcgcccatctgggacgtctcgactggagctgaatcaggacccaccaaacctaagttagaaccatactctccggaaaaggatagattaaacatgttaatctcgaaagtacctgaactctctgagaattgaggaatgggaagcttgctggccgagaagtcggatacttgctccttttcatacgcaatcgtagccatcagattaagcaaaagaaatcttcaataaagataactgttgctcgagatctcaacaaaaagattgatgctcggcggctaggtctagcttccgagataaggaatcttatctcgaaagttgggggcaactgttgggcccaaatatgaccccctagctagcgatagacaataagaaatgataacgggccgcgaaatgcccatcatgaattcaatcttcaaaaacagctaagtcagatccggaggctgtgagctggagatgttcatcagagaggtcaaggaaaagaggcagctcgttgacaagtaaacaggcgcaggacccggtcaaagaggtagctcgtggacaaataaataggcgcaggacccggtcaaaggggagctgttacaaatccctcaaatcacggaggggatctcgggaaccagttggctacgatcaagcgggacctgaggctatttaaagaagacatcaaacaataATCAGGGGATCCGCATTCTTACGATTCATAAGCAATAGATCTCAAATTCATTACTTTCCTTGTAAAACGTTATAAACATCTCTTGTAAacaattcttacaaaaatatcaataaatcattcattcattctacaaagTTCTTACGTGATTCAGCCCacattatctttccctaatctttccctaatcttaaCCTGATCTCAAAaccaggaggtgagtttaatccctcacagtaTGTAGGTGATACCATGTTTCATACTGCACTTTGGTCCTCTACTACATCAGCTCAGCCCCCTGCAATGGACTCCATAAAAATATGGGCTCATCTTACTGGAATTCCGCTAGATTTCAGGCATAAGGAAGGGTTAAGTCTCGTAGCGGGTTTAATTGGCGATTCCAAAGAAACTGATGCGTTTACCTTAAACCTAGCCAGTTTAACGCTATCCCCTGTGAACGTGGAAGTAGACCTCACAAAGCCCCTTCCTAGCATTGTTGAATTTGAGAGACAAAGTGGTGAGGTTGTGGAAGTCTTGGTGTCCTACCCTTGGCTCCCAGCTATTTGTTCCCACTGTAAGGAACTGGGCGACATTGCTCGGAATTGCTTAAAGCTCTCTGTTTCTCCTCCAGCGTCAATATAGAAAGGGAAAGATGCAACCAAAAGACCTGCTCCAAAAGTGGCAAAAGAGAAGTCAACTCAGCAATTCCAATATGTCTCAGTATGGAATAATAATATTGGGAAACAAGGTTATGGAGTAGCACCAGTACTGATATAAGGAATGACTCGCCTCCGGAAACTCCCTCCTCGAAACTGTCTATCTCGGTTACTGAAGAACTATAGGGGCTAAGAAAACATTTTCCGGGCATAAAATATGTTAAGTTCTAGATAAGAGTGATCAAGtctaatctagcattaagaacACTTAACGAGAATAGAAACTATTAGATCTAACAATAAACACCCTCACTCTTCACTAATCACATTAGATCTACCTACTCCCATTGATTTAAAAAGAGCATGCACTCTAATCTTCATGAGAAACCTTAAATCCATATGAAATTGAGGGCTAATCATGTTATTGATCAAGAGAAATACAATATaaaatgaagtacttccttaaattgataaaagaattcaagcttttacaagaTTAAACAAAGTCTTGAGTTCTTGAGAGAAAATGATATAAAGATAGAGTTTTTAAGTCTTAAATCTAATTATAGGAGAGTGAAACTCATGCTGGTTTGAACATATTAAACCGGGTCAAACCGAAATAAACCGGTCAacattttaaatcaattaaCTAGCGGCCTTTGCATAGCCTGCTGACTCCAACCGCTGGCTCGTCTTCTTCCTCGCGTTCACCATCCTCCCGCTGGATCAAACTGCTGAGCCCCCGGATCTTCCAAGCATTAACGTTGCGGTCTATCTCGAGCCGAAAGCTCCAACCGCGTCAAGCTTATCTTCATCGCTTCACCCATCGTCATCGGATCAACTCCAAATCGAGGCCGAGCTCGTGCAACTTTGTCATGATGCGACCGCTCAGAGACCGTGCCACTGTCTCCTCCAAGCCGCGACCAAACTCCACCACAAAGCTTCTTAGTCCTCCTCTTACGTCGTGATCTGCTCCGTCGTCGTGGCCGTGCTCATCGTTGCCGTATGGATAGAAGAGAAGAGGTGTTCCAATTGTGATTTCCCAGACTTTTACAAAAGAGTCCATGTACTTCTGGTTCTTTGCCAAAAGGCCCAAACTTTCAGCTTGTTCAGAAACGTCCTATTGATTCAGCCCCAATCattaatacataattaaataaaagtaaaagtacattttgaaaaaaataaaacaaaggaaaaataaaataagtaaaaatagatgatataacataattgaaaaataattagccaaaatttactattttcatgaaaatacataatataatacGATACATAAATTTCAATactatatagaaaaaaaattaaaagaaaaaaggaaaaaaaatccactacaatttttttcatattttaccAAACTcaataatacaaaaaataacaaagagGTAGGGCTGTTCAATATGGTAAAACCGAAATAGACaatatggtttggttttggtatataccatataaaccgaatgaatatgattttataaaaaccgtaggatttggatatagtttgatttataaccAATTAAAACGAATAAATCGAACAAAAGcgatcaaaaatagaaacatgtaaatatgtatctattttataacAGCACATGAAATCcgtttattatataaattaactttttgttataaccattaccatattttattatataaagcttggttcttcaaagttactaattaacatgatcgcgacacatggcaattaaaactttaagattttgacatgtgttaatatatctcataattaaaaaccttattataaatattattaatagtaattttccatttttaaaattttattacataaagtttagttcttcaaaattactaattaacataATTGCGACATGTGTCAAACTTTTTGTTAAGATGATTACAtgtgtcaaaaatatgatacaattttttttaaatgatttaaaagagattaagaaaaaagaaaattctcattacaaaaatagtcttttaaatttcaatttatgaattagtatttttagaaaaggaaaatttaaaaattaccatttttatattacatattgttaaaaaatatttgatagtaattttaattttctgattccgacatgtgtcaataaatttttaagattgtgacatgtgtcataatatgatacaattctttttttaaagatttaaaagagattaagaaaaagaaaaattctcattacaaaaatagtGTTTTAAAGTTAGATTTTAggatttcatatttaaaaaaggaaagttacaaaattaccattttattattttacattaatatatttgaaagtagttttcatcataaaaattgtgacatgtgttaaaagtgatacaattctcttttctttatgatttaaaaGAGGTAGAAAAacaattcattaaaaatagtattttatggttctttttaaattttataaaaattactgttatattgttttttacaattacatattgttaaaaaaattgatcataATTTCTTCAAAATTGAtcaaaataattgtaaaaagctatttgaaaataattatttttaaaagttttttataattttgtttttaaagatattaaagaaagagaattataaaatataaatgttaactttcaagaaacaaatattaaacaaaaccgaattataaaatccaacaagtacaataagtgatttaataaaaactaactattaaataaataatattactttttaaagtctaaactaaagaaaattgtaaaagtactcttattaatttcttataattaactaactttcctttttaatataaaattgtatgTTAAACAATTATGACAAAAAGCTACAAATATTTCACATCTATATTTAGGTTCAACttccacatattatttttacaaaacacaatagtatttatgtgaaatatattacatgagtattttctttaaatttctttataaaacTCAATTTGTTTTATCATCTTTGCTACATCTTATGAtactaacataattttttttaattgtgagGTTGTTGTTGTACATGAGTATGTTAGTACATGATGAATATGTGTTTGTACATATaagacaaatatataattaactaaacataattatttttataaaacccaaTTTATGcgtataaaatattaaagaaaaactaattatagaataattaattttccctttctgaaattctaaaaaaaaaaaaaaaatataaattaattttaatttcttttaactaactaactttaaattttaataattttgtgttaaaaaatttataaaccaaaaattacTTCAAATATTTCACTCGATATCACTGTAACATGTgtccattaaaaaaaaagattgtgaaTGTATCAATAAAAATCTGTCATtactttaaaaatgtaaatattagtgatacttaaaaacaaattttgaaaatggcaacttttaaaaatggcaatatagttaatattaacttgaaataattatttcatagtaattttatttttctagatCCTAGACAAAATATAACTgtaaattattatgtaatattaatttatttttataaaaccctaaaacactgtaaaagaatattttatagttgttttccttttttcttaaaacaaaatcctaaacaaaagagatttgtatcatatttttaagtcataaccaaaagagaactgtaaaaaacttatttgataaacattttaatagagaatttgatgatgaacatgatactaaaaattattaattttcaaaaagaagtgtaaaattagtattgatagaaattgtaaaaaagagtaattttagaattatttattagtaactagaaataattattttatagcaatttatttatttctaaaattcaaAAGAGAAGATAATTTTATAAGGTTATATAacagtaattttttatttctaaaatcctaataaaatgtaaaaagtatttaatattatttttatttttttattgtaaataattttatttataaaatagaacatttccctttttgaaaaaaaatctagcaaaataaaaatttaaaaacttatttaataaaacattagatTAGTATATAAGAAAATGTATAATGTCATCATTTACTTGATTGGCGTTATTTgactttcaatttttcttatttttcattcaatttcttattttgggtttggttcaattcaaaaatttaggtataatattttttttctaatccaAGTTGAAAGTTGATAACAATTCATCTATGTaccattattataaaatacaaattttaacttgaacttatttatgaaaattattttttagttataaaataaatctcacaacatatgcaaatcaatcataaaactataacaaaatgatattattttatgttttctttttgattaaaacatcaaacaaaaccgttgcaacgcaacgggctcatatctagttttatataataaagaagcccttatttataaaacacttgaactataattaaataacaatacATCGtaaccgatttttttttttttcttagttttatttttaatcattttgctttattttagcaTCGATGAAATTGAGTGAAAGTTAAAAATTTGATGGACAACGATTGGTGgaaatttttcataatttttttcttatctacTAAACCCTAAGATCTAATTACTAAATCCTTGtccaaatataaaccctaaactctaatcagtaaatcctaaatccaaatatgaagcataaacccaaaacccaaatagaacagaacaaaataaataacatagtacATATTGGTGAAATTATGAATTGTCTATAATTGCATGAAAgaaattaaaccctaaactccaaCCGTACCCCCTCAccttctaaatactaaaccataagCTCTAATCACTAAAtctttatccaaatataaaCCCTTAACTCTAATCagtaaactttaaacccaaatataaaccacaaaatcaaatataaaccc
It encodes:
- the LOC108850857 gene encoding uncharacterized protein LOC108850857, with amino-acid sequence MFHTALWSSTTSAQPPAMDSIKIWAHLTGIPLDFRHKEGLSLVAGLIGDSKETDAFTLNLASLTLSPVNVEVDLTKPLPSIVEFERQSGEVVEVLVSYPWLPAICSHCKELGDIARNCLKLSVSPPASI